In uncultured Methanobacterium sp., a genomic segment contains:
- a CDS encoding DJ-1/PfpI family protein — MKTAYLLVFDGLSDWEPGLVVAEINKSDEYQVKTVGFNREVVVTMGGISIVPDCTINEISFTDAAILILPGGEMWENDPLNDLVPVVGKFIGLKIPVAAICGPTVFLARHGLVENKSHTSNGSKYLKNLIGEYPGSELYLNQPSVSSNGLITANGIASVEFARDILGELSIYNSETLESWYNFFNTPWLDD; from the coding sequence ATGAAAACTGCTTATTTGCTGGTATTTGATGGTTTATCTGACTGGGAACCGGGCCTTGTAGTAGCTGAAATAAACAAATCCGATGAGTATCAGGTTAAAACTGTTGGTTTCAACAGGGAGGTTGTAGTCACCATGGGTGGAATTTCCATAGTGCCTGATTGCACCATCAATGAGATTAGCTTCACTGATGCAGCAATTTTAATACTACCCGGGGGAGAAATGTGGGAAAATGATCCATTAAATGACTTGGTCCCTGTGGTAGGAAAATTCATTGGTCTTAAGATACCAGTTGCTGCTATATGCGGACCCACTGTCTTTTTAGCCCGCCATGGATTGGTTGAAAACAAATCCCATACCAGTAACGGTAGCAAATACCTTAAAAATTTAATTGGAGAATACCCTGGAAGTGAACTATATCTTAACCAGCCCTCTGTTTCCAGTAATGGGTTGATAACTGCCAATGGGATAGCTTCTGTGGAATTTGCCCGGGACATACTGGGGGAACTGAGTATTTACAATTCCGAAACCCTTGAAAGCTGGTACAATTTTTTTAATACACCCTGGTTGGATGATTAA
- a CDS encoding DMT family transporter has translation MNRFWGYLCAIMVALLFGVWFSLDKILLGYLHPLALAAMVYLLASALLFLIRISPLHHHILEIIHRESKVEIHISRRNYLTLFLTALFGAVIAPALYLTGLNQITAVNAALLTNVEILFIIILGIFFLKEQVKVKDILGFAFLMVGAIFLSTNNLQNISFDQNLVGSLLVVSASFFWAMDTTLTKFLSNKRDIFFLTGLKCGIGGSILFIISIFLGLSFKLPINMIPLLLLIGWGCMSFAIILIYIAIREIGSTRTGSIFSTSAIFGAITAFIILGEPLKDTQLLFGILMFVGILILYHKGNTD, from the coding sequence GTGAATCGCTTCTGGGGATATCTGTGTGCAATAATGGTAGCATTACTCTTTGGGGTCTGGTTCTCCTTAGATAAAATACTACTGGGTTATTTACATCCTCTGGCTCTGGCAGCAATGGTTTACCTCTTGGCAAGTGCATTGCTATTTTTAATAAGAATTTCACCTTTACATCATCATATACTGGAAATCATTCACCGTGAAAGCAAGGTCGAGATTCATATTTCACGAAGAAATTACCTGACCCTATTCTTAACCGCACTATTTGGTGCCGTTATCGCCCCTGCACTATATTTAACTGGTTTAAACCAGATAACCGCAGTTAACGCTGCTCTTTTAACCAATGTTGAAATACTGTTCATCATTATTCTGGGTATATTCTTCCTGAAAGAGCAGGTTAAGGTCAAAGATATACTTGGATTTGCTTTTTTGATGGTAGGAGCAATTTTTTTGAGTACCAATAACCTGCAGAACATCTCATTTGACCAGAATTTAGTGGGGAGCCTCCTGGTGGTTTCAGCATCCTTCTTCTGGGCGATGGATACGACTTTAACCAAATTTTTAAGCAATAAACGGGATATATTCTTTCTCACAGGTCTTAAATGTGGGATTGGTGGGTCAATACTTTTTATAATAAGTATTTTCCTTGGATTAAGTTTCAAGCTCCCCATAAATATGATTCCGTTATTGCTTTTAATTGGATGGGGCTGCATGAGTTTTGCAATAATTTTGATCTACATTGCAATACGTGAAATTGGATCAACCCGAACCGGATCCATCTTCTCCACCAGTGCCATTTTTGGGGCCATAACTGCTTTTATTATTCTAGGGGAACCCTTAAAGGACACTCAACTCCTATTTGGTATTTTAATGTTTGTGGGCATACTTATCCTTTATCATAAAGGGAATACTGATTAA
- a CDS encoding CDGSH iron-sulfur domain-containing protein, giving the protein MVENNQLKNKMKIKIVKNGPYIVSGGVPLYEQIIITDEAGHTKDLVDEKEFPLQDTYTLCRCGKSKNKPYCDDTHNDTDFDGTETASRKPYIEKAEIFEGPELRLTDAHEFCDHSRFCMRSGGIRNLIEKSDDPEAKQTAIEEAMICPSGRLVLWDIKTGKPFEKDFEPSIVLVRDEQKKCQGPIWVRGGIPIESADGTMYESRNRVTLCRCGKSDNKPYCDGSHWMNAEQKLKFRKKWGLDDPK; this is encoded by the coding sequence ATGGTTGAAAATAATCAGTTGAAAAACAAAATGAAGATTAAAATCGTTAAAAATGGCCCATATATTGTTTCCGGTGGTGTTCCTCTATATGAACAAATAATAATCACTGATGAAGCGGGTCACACTAAAGACTTAGTTGATGAAAAAGAATTTCCTCTACAAGATACTTATACTCTCTGTCGGTGTGGGAAATCTAAGAATAAACCCTACTGTGATGACACACATAATGATACTGATTTTGACGGTACTGAAACTGCCAGTAGAAAACCATATATTGAAAAAGCTGAGATATTTGAAGGCCCTGAGCTAAGGTTAACCGATGCACATGAATTCTGTGACCACTCCCGTTTCTGTATGAGATCAGGGGGAATCAGGAATTTAATCGAGAAATCTGATGATCCTGAAGCCAAACAAACCGCAATTGAAGAAGCCATGATATGTCCATCTGGTAGATTGGTATTATGGGACATAAAAACTGGGAAACCATTTGAAAAGGACTTTGAACCATCTATTGTACTGGTTCGTGATGAACAGAAGAAATGCCAGGGACCAATCTGGGTGAGGGGTGGAATACCTATAGAATCTGCTGATGGAACTATGTATGAGTCCCGTAACCGGGTTACACTCTGTCGGTGCGGTAAATCCGATAACAAACCCTACTGTGATGGAAGTCACTGGATGAATGCCGAGCAGAAATTAAAATTCAGAAAGAAATGGGGATTGGATGATCCTAAATAA
- a CDS encoding VTT domain-containing protein, protein MFSEIINSLESFILINVSWTVFLGCILEQIIVPIPASLIVVSSTFILLKGTSFSIAALGTLIVKIVIPASLGITLGSFVYYALAYKLGKPFIERTSKYLGVSVKDVEGVENKFKESRYDDIFMFLARCFPVIPSIAINLFCGIIRYDLKKYIITTFLGSAVQILGWGLLAWFFGNIYQVLEDKISYIGNIITVIIVLVIIYFIIMKKREKK, encoded by the coding sequence ATGTTTTCGGAAATAATTAACAGCCTGGAATCATTTATCCTGATTAACGTGTCCTGGACCGTTTTTTTAGGATGTATCCTGGAACAAATAATTGTGCCCATTCCTGCTAGTTTAATAGTCGTAAGTTCGACCTTCATCCTCCTGAAGGGAACTAGCTTTTCAATAGCTGCACTGGGGACTTTAATTGTGAAAATTGTGATCCCTGCTTCTCTGGGGATTACTTTAGGTTCATTTGTTTATTATGCTCTGGCCTATAAACTGGGAAAACCTTTCATAGAACGAACCAGCAAATATCTTGGAGTTTCTGTTAAAGATGTGGAAGGTGTGGAAAATAAGTTCAAAGAGAGCCGCTATGATGATATATTCATGTTCCTGGCCCGTTGTTTTCCAGTAATTCCCAGCATAGCCATCAATCTTTTCTGTGGTATAATTCGGTACGACCTAAAAAAATATATTATCACCACATTCCTGGGTTCTGCAGTCCAGATATTGGGATGGGGGCTGCTGGCATGGTTCTTTGGAAACATTTACCAGGTGTTAGAAGACAAAATATCGTATATAGGTAATATTATCACTGTAATTATTGTATTAGTGATTATATATTTCATAATCATGAAAAAACGTGAAAAAAAATAA
- a CDS encoding DUF5518 domain-containing protein, with the protein MIKEIVKWRPIIIGIVLVVTLYVISDLISSVSILLPSFLLAGLIVGFMINESEKNGAINGAILGLIGGLIVNVFLIIYYYSLGYGDYISSILLYSVMNLILQIVVAAVGGVLGSLIKTESVKNRPVEEIEE; encoded by the coding sequence TTGATTAAAGAAATCGTGAAATGGAGACCAATTATAATCGGAATTGTCTTAGTGGTAACACTTTATGTGATTTCAGATTTGATTTCAAGTGTAAGCATACTGTTGCCTTCATTTTTACTGGCAGGACTTATAGTTGGATTCATGATCAATGAAAGTGAAAAAAACGGGGCCATAAATGGGGCCATTTTAGGATTAATTGGTGGATTAATAGTTAATGTCTTTTTAATAATCTATTATTACTCCTTAGGATACGGGGATTACATAAGCAGCATACTACTCTACTCTGTCATGAATTTAATACTTCAAATAGTAGTGGCAGCAGTTGGTGGAGTCTTAGGATCCTTAATAAAGACAGAATCTGTTAAAAACAGGCCAGTTGAAGAAATTGAAGAGTAA